In Clostridiaceae bacterium, the following are encoded in one genomic region:
- a CDS encoding YbaK/EbsC family protein — protein MSIEKVRKYFSQWNMENRIQEFDVSSATVELAAKALNCKPERIAKTLSFLIYGQAILIVTAGDAKIDNSKYKQKFRAKAKMLTAEQVEELVGHAVGGVCPFGINEGVPVYLDISLKRFETVFPACGSSNSAIELSIPELEKYSGYVEWVDVCKGWSDEEV, from the coding sequence ATGTCAATTGAAAAAGTAAGAAAATATTTTAGTCAATGGAACATGGAAAACAGAATACAGGAATTCGATGTTTCAAGTGCAACTGTTGAATTGGCTGCAAAAGCACTCAACTGCAAACCTGAGCGAATCGCAAAAACATTGTCTTTTTTGATATACGGACAAGCAATTCTTATTGTTACCGCCGGTGATGCAAAGATTGACAACTCAAAATATAAGCAGAAATTTAGAGCAAAAGCAAAGATGCTTACTGCGGAACAGGTTGAAGAGCTGGTTGGACATGCTGTAGGCGGTGTTTGTCCCTTTGGAATTAATGAAGGAGTTCCTGTTTATCTAGATATATCGCTTAAACGCTTCGAAACTGTATTTCCTGCATGTGGGAGCAGCAACAGCGCCATTGAACTAAGTATTCCGGAACTTGAAAAATATTCCGGATATGTTGAATGGGTTGATGTTTGCAAAGGCTGGAGTGATGAGGAAGTTTAA
- a CDS encoding response regulator transcription factor gives MYKIFIVEDDLVIARTIKEHLSRWNYDVAYATDFKNIIDQFIKFEPHIVLLDVILPFFNGFYWCGEIRKISKVPVIFISSAGDNMNIVMAMNMGGDDFIVKPFDLNVLTAKVGALIRRTYSFQGQVNIIEHKGVVLNLNDTTLAYKNKKIELTRNEYKILQLLMENAGKVVSREEIMERLWESDEFIDDNTLTVNITRLRKKLAEAGLDNFIITKKGLGYMVE, from the coding sequence ATGTATAAAATTTTTATAGTTGAAGATGATTTAGTCATTGCCAGAACTATAAAGGAACATCTGTCAAGATGGAACTACGATGTTGCATATGCAACTGACTTTAAAAATATTATAGATCAATTTATCAAATTTGAACCGCATATTGTACTTCTTGATGTAATACTTCCGTTTTTTAACGGCTTTTACTGGTGCGGTGAAATACGTAAGATTTCAAAAGTTCCGGTCATATTTATATCTTCTGCAGGTGACAATATGAATATTGTTATGGCTATGAACATGGGAGGAGATGACTTTATAGTTAAACCCTTTGATCTGAATGTTTTAACGGCAAAAGTAGGAGCTCTCATTAGAAGAACTTACTCTTTTCAAGGCCAGGTCAATATTATTGAGCATAAAGGAGTTGTTTTAAATCTGAACGACACAACACTGGCCTATAAGAATAAAAAAATTGAGTTAACAAGAAATGAATATAAGATTTTACAATTGCTTATGGAAAATGCAGGTAAAGTTGTATCCCGGGAAGAAATTATGGAACGTTTATGGGAAAGTGATGAATTTATTGATGATAATACTCTGACAGTTAATATTACCCGCCTGAGAAAAAAACTTGCAGAAGCAGGATTAGACAATTTTATAATAACAAAAAAGGGATTAGGGTATATGGTTGAATGA
- a CDS encoding HAMP domain-containing histidine kinase produces the protein MKNLINIIGLYIKRNMVAIVAILISFGIFLSVFSLYSLPFEAVGYAALLTGIFVLLIGAMDFWVFYKKHIFLNEIKRCITISDFTFPSSKDQIEKDYQELIRIINEDRKNIINEKDRAFTEMVEYYTTWAHQIKTPISAMGLLLQSQKSDTNTELLNQLFRIEEYVHMVLQFLRTESMSSDLVFERHSLDDIVKQAIRKYAKLFIYKKIKLNYKELNCYVLTDEKWLTFVIEQVLSNALKYTNAGEISIYMDNNLADTLVIEDTGIGIEEEDLPRIFEKGFTGYNGRADKKSTGIGMYLCKKILDKLSHTITVESMVGKGTKVKIGLDVNHIEAE, from the coding sequence ATGAAGAATTTGATAAATATTATTGGTTTATATATAAAGCGGAATATGGTTGCAATTGTTGCCATACTAATATCTTTTGGAATTTTCCTATCGGTTTTTTCCCTTTATTCCCTGCCTTTTGAAGCGGTAGGCTATGCCGCTTTGCTTACAGGAATTTTTGTTTTGTTAATAGGAGCAATGGATTTTTGGGTTTTTTATAAAAAACACATATTTCTTAATGAAATAAAAAGATGTATTACTATTTCTGATTTTACCTTCCCTTCTTCGAAAGATCAGATAGAAAAAGATTACCAGGAATTAATCAGAATTATAAATGAAGATCGTAAAAATATAATAAATGAAAAAGACAGGGCCTTTACCGAGATGGTGGAATACTACACTACCTGGGCCCATCAAATCAAAACACCTATTTCTGCAATGGGTTTACTTTTACAATCCCAGAAATCTGATACAAATACTGAATTATTAAACCAGCTTTTTAGGATAGAAGAATACGTTCATATGGTTCTGCAGTTTCTGCGTACCGAAAGTATGAGTTCTGATTTAGTATTTGAGAGACACTCTCTTGACGATATTGTAAAACAGGCAATAAGAAAGTATGCAAAATTGTTTATATACAAAAAAATAAAACTGAACTATAAGGAACTGAATTGTTATGTGCTGACAGATGAAAAGTGGCTTACTTTTGTTATAGAACAGGTGTTGTCAAATGCCCTGAAATATACTAATGCAGGAGAAATATCAATTTACATGGACAATAATTTGGCTGATACATTAGTTATCGAAGATACAGGGATAGGGATTGAAGAAGAAGATTTACCCAGAATATTTGAAAAAGGTTTTACAGGATATAACGGCCGGGCAGATAAAAAATCTACCGGAATAGGAATGTATCTTTGCAAGAAAATATTAGACAAACTTTCACACACTATAACTGTTGAATCAATGGTTGGCAAGGGTACCAAAGTGAAAATAGGTCTTGATGTAAATCATATTGAAGCTGAGTGA